The following coding sequences lie in one Arachis hypogaea cultivar Tifrunner chromosome 9, arahy.Tifrunner.gnm2.J5K5, whole genome shotgun sequence genomic window:
- the LOC112710242 gene encoding uncharacterized protein isoform X2 produces the protein MQRASSRWRNLFSINSYMFQQQSSYAFHSTPSSYDKWKSKWNSDVRRTGQHPSKTHIKYVTRQKRADAKKALKNLLYNSGSSKISFEEKETKWNSDWYGDQDDDSKRSFNKDQPSSGQRFSGKSQKRTKRKIRRESFCEDFDDGAEQIFQARFGKKWYTWSFTNLRGSSSESSTSGFEWREHSNRTNKWRSVSDIESDDDDSSCYVGSSSDRTILGLPATGPLKIEDVKNAFRLSALKWHPDKHQGPSQAMAEEKFKLCVNAYKSLCNALSTA, from the exons ATGCAAAGAGCTTCATCACGATGGCGAAACTTGTTCTCTATAAACTCTTACATGTTTCAACAGCAATCTTCTTATGCGTTTCATTCAACCCCGTCTTCCTATGACAAATGGAAGAGTAAATGGAACTCC GATGTAAGAAGAACTGGTCAACATCCATCTAAG ACTCATATCAAATATGTTACCCGGCAAAAGCGTGCTGATGCAAAGAAAGCTTTAAAAAATCTCCTTTACAATAGTGGTTCCTCTAAAATTTCATTTGAG GAAAAGGAAACAAAATGGAACTCCGACTGGTATGGAGATCAAGATGATGATTCAAAAAGGTCTTTCAATAAAGATCAACCAAGTTCTGGTCAGCGGTTTAGCGGAAAATCACAAAAGAGAACTAAAC GAAAGATCAGAAGAGAAAGTTTCTGCGAGGACTTTGACGATGGTGCGGAGCAAATCTTCCAAGCAAGATTTGGTAAAAAGTGGTACACATGGTCTTTCACTAATTTGAGGGGATCTTCTTCTGAGTCTTCCACGTCTGGCTTTGAATGGAGGGAACACTCAAATAGGACAAACAAGTGGAGAAGTGTGAGTGACATAGAgtctgatgatgatgattcaTCATGTTATGTAGGATCAAGTTCTGATAGAACTATTCTTGGTCTACCTGCCACAGGTCCTCTAAAGATTGAAGATGTTAAAAATGC TTTCCGGTTGTCGGCTTTAAAATGGCATCCTGATAAGCATCAAGGCCCTTCCCAG GCAATGGCTGAAGAGAAGTTCAAGCTATGTGTAAATGCATACAAGTCGTTATGCAATGCTTTATCCACGGCTTAG
- the LOC112710242 gene encoding uncharacterized protein isoform X1: MQRASSRWRNLFSINSYMFQQQSSYAFHSTPSSYDKWKSKWNSDVRRTGQHPSKTHIKYVTRQKRADAKKALKNLLYNSGSSKISFEEKETKWNSDWYGDQDDDSKRSFNKDQPSSGQRFSGKSQKRTKRKIRRESFCEDFDDGAEQIFQARFGKKWYTWSFTNLRGSSSESSTSGFEWREHSNRTNKWRSVSDIESDDDDSSCYVGSSSDRTILGLPATGPLKIEDVKNAFRLSALKWHPDKHQGPSQQAMAEEKFKLCVNAYKSLCNALSTA, encoded by the exons ATGCAAAGAGCTTCATCACGATGGCGAAACTTGTTCTCTATAAACTCTTACATGTTTCAACAGCAATCTTCTTATGCGTTTCATTCAACCCCGTCTTCCTATGACAAATGGAAGAGTAAATGGAACTCC GATGTAAGAAGAACTGGTCAACATCCATCTAAG ACTCATATCAAATATGTTACCCGGCAAAAGCGTGCTGATGCAAAGAAAGCTTTAAAAAATCTCCTTTACAATAGTGGTTCCTCTAAAATTTCATTTGAG GAAAAGGAAACAAAATGGAACTCCGACTGGTATGGAGATCAAGATGATGATTCAAAAAGGTCTTTCAATAAAGATCAACCAAGTTCTGGTCAGCGGTTTAGCGGAAAATCACAAAAGAGAACTAAAC GAAAGATCAGAAGAGAAAGTTTCTGCGAGGACTTTGACGATGGTGCGGAGCAAATCTTCCAAGCAAGATTTGGTAAAAAGTGGTACACATGGTCTTTCACTAATTTGAGGGGATCTTCTTCTGAGTCTTCCACGTCTGGCTTTGAATGGAGGGAACACTCAAATAGGACAAACAAGTGGAGAAGTGTGAGTGACATAGAgtctgatgatgatgattcaTCATGTTATGTAGGATCAAGTTCTGATAGAACTATTCTTGGTCTACCTGCCACAGGTCCTCTAAAGATTGAAGATGTTAAAAATGC TTTCCGGTTGTCGGCTTTAAAATGGCATCCTGATAAGCATCAAGGCCCTTCCCAG CAGGCAATGGCTGAAGAGAAGTTCAAGCTATGTGTAAATGCATACAAGTCGTTATGCAATGCTTTATCCACGGCTTAG